Proteins encoded by one window of Azospirillum thiophilum:
- a CDS encoding YgiQ family radical SAM protein → MLAAPNLFAHRPDRSVRPKAAPFLPMSRAEMDRLGWDQCDVIIVTGDAYVDHPSFGMAIIGRLLESQGLKVGIIAQPDWSSAEPFKVLGKPRLFWGVTGGNMDSMVNHYTADRRLRHNDSYTPNDEGGKRPDRAVIVYSQRCREAYKDVPILLGGIEASLRRIAQYDHWSEKIRRSVLADAKADLLVYGNAERAIIEIAQRALKGESPRAMTDIRGTAIMRSSLPEGWTVVDSSSIDDPSVTVSPRAAGADRMVVRLPSYEQVTADKVLYAHASRVLHQESNPGNARALVQRHGDRDVWLNPPPIPLETNEMDGVYDLSYARAPHPSYGDARIPAWEMIRFSVNIMRGCFGGCSFCSITEHEGRIIQSRSEGSILREIELIRDKTKGFTGVISDMGGPTANMYRLACKDKETEAVCRRPSCVFPDICKNLDTDHSSLVQLYRKARAVPGVKKIHIASGLRYDLAVRNPEYVKELVTHHVGGYLKIAPEHTEPGPLAKMMKPGMGAYDDFKRMFDKAAKEAGKKLYLIPYFIAAHPGTTDEDMMNLALWLKRNGFKADQVQTFLPSPMSLATAMYHSERNPLRPVRRVGSETVSSAKGLKQRRLHKAFLRYHDPENWPILREALKRLGREDLIGPGEEQLIPAWQPVGATAKPREQAAKGKSFLTQQAGQGRRMVPPVGQRPRQTSSKVAPSKGTPSKGR, encoded by the coding sequence ATGCTCGCGGCCCCCAACCTGTTCGCCCACCGCCCCGACCGGAGCGTGCGCCCGAAGGCGGCGCCCTTCCTGCCGATGTCGCGCGCGGAGATGGACCGGCTGGGCTGGGACCAGTGCGACGTCATCATCGTCACCGGCGACGCCTATGTCGACCATCCCAGCTTCGGCATGGCGATCATCGGCCGCCTGCTGGAATCGCAGGGGCTGAAGGTCGGCATCATCGCCCAGCCGGACTGGAGCAGCGCCGAGCCGTTCAAGGTGCTGGGCAAGCCGCGGCTGTTCTGGGGCGTGACCGGCGGCAACATGGATTCGATGGTCAACCACTACACGGCCGACCGCCGCCTGCGCCACAACGACAGCTACACGCCGAACGACGAGGGCGGCAAGCGGCCGGACCGCGCCGTCATCGTCTATTCCCAGCGCTGCCGCGAGGCGTACAAGGATGTTCCCATCCTGCTGGGCGGCATCGAGGCGAGCCTGCGCCGCATCGCCCAGTATGACCATTGGAGCGAGAAGATCCGCCGCTCGGTCCTGGCCGACGCCAAGGCCGACCTGCTGGTCTACGGCAATGCCGAGCGCGCCATCATCGAGATCGCCCAGCGCGCGCTGAAGGGGGAATCGCCCAGGGCGATGACCGACATCCGCGGCACCGCCATCATGCGTTCCAGCCTGCCGGAGGGTTGGACGGTGGTCGACAGCAGCTCGATCGACGACCCGTCGGTGACGGTGTCGCCGCGGGCCGCCGGGGCCGACCGCATGGTGGTGCGGTTGCCGAGCTATGAGCAGGTGACGGCCGACAAGGTGCTCTACGCCCATGCCAGCCGCGTCCTGCACCAGGAGAGCAACCCCGGCAACGCCCGCGCGCTGGTCCAGCGCCACGGCGACCGCGACGTCTGGCTGAACCCGCCGCCGATCCCGCTGGAAACCAACGAGATGGACGGCGTCTACGACCTGTCCTACGCCCGTGCGCCCCACCCGTCCTATGGCGACGCGCGCATCCCGGCGTGGGAGATGATCCGCTTTTCCGTCAACATCATGCGCGGCTGCTTCGGCGGCTGTTCCTTCTGCTCGATCACCGAGCATGAGGGCCGCATCATCCAGAGCCGGTCGGAAGGCTCCATCCTGCGCGAGATCGAGCTTATCCGCGATAAGACCAAGGGCTTCACCGGCGTCATCTCCGACATGGGCGGGCCGACCGCCAACATGTACCGGCTCGCCTGCAAGGACAAGGAGACGGAAGCGGTCTGCCGCCGGCCGTCCTGCGTCTTCCCCGACATCTGCAAGAACCTGGACACCGACCATTCCTCGCTGGTCCAGCTCTACCGCAAGGCCCGCGCGGTGCCGGGGGTGAAGAAGATCCACATCGCGTCCGGCCTGCGCTACGACCTCGCCGTCCGCAACCCGGAATATGTCAAGGAGCTGGTGACCCACCATGTCGGCGGCTACCTGAAGATCGCGCCCGAGCACACCGAGCCGGGACCGCTGGCCAAGATGATGAAGCCCGGCATGGGCGCCTACGACGACTTCAAGCGGATGTTCGACAAGGCGGCGAAGGAGGCCGGGAAGAAGCTCTACCTGATCCCCTACTTCATCGCCGCCCATCCCGGCACCACAGACGAGGACATGATGAACCTCGCCCTGTGGCTGAAGCGGAACGGCTTCAAGGCCGATCAGGTGCAGACCTTCCTGCCCTCGCCGATGTCGCTTGCGACCGCCATGTACCACAGCGAGCGCAATCCCCTGCGTCCGGTCCGCCGCGTCGGGTCGGAGACCGTGTCCTCGGCCAAGGGGCTGAAGCAGCGCCGCCTGCACAAGGCCTTCCTGCGCTACCACGATCCGGAGAACTGGCCGATCCTGCGCGAGGCGCTGAAACGGCTGGGCCGTGAAGACCTGATCGGGCCGGGCGAGGAACAGCTGATCCCGGCCTGGCAGCCGGTGGGGGCGACGGCCAAGCCGCGCGAACAGGCGGCGAAGGGCAAGAGCTTCCTGACCCAGCAGGCCGGCCAGGGGCGGCGGATGGTGCCGCCGGTCGGGCAGAGGCCGCGCCAGACCTCATCCAAGGTTGCGCCGTCCAAGGGTACTCCGTCCAAGGGGCGCTGA
- a CDS encoding TCR/Tet family MFS transporter, whose amino-acid sequence MSPVLRPRKAAMAFILVTAALDVVAMGIVIPVLPALIEEFSGSDARAGTINGALIALWALMQFFSSPVIGSLSDRFGRRPVILLSALGLAADYVLMALAPGLWWLVVGRAVAGITSSSFTTVFAYMADVTPPERRAQAYGMVGAAFSAGFIAGPLLGGLLGELSPRAPFWAAGALSGLTFLYGVVVLPESLAPVNRMAFSWRRANPFGALRLLRSHPELSGLALVNFLLHFSHHVFSAVFVLYAAHRFGWSAWDVGLLLAMVGALDMAVQGLLVPHVVKRLGDRATLVLGLFAGAVGLGCMGLAPDGHWFALAILPNALWGLAMPTIQSLMTQRVSPSEQGQLQGASMSVASVAGILSPVFFGSVYSASVGTDPLFPHPGTPFVIAALVLLAGALIGWAVARRNGRAESVAA is encoded by the coding sequence ATGTCTCCCGTCCTTCGGCCGCGCAAGGCCGCCATGGCCTTCATCCTCGTCACCGCCGCGCTCGACGTCGTGGCGATGGGCATCGTCATTCCGGTGCTGCCGGCGCTGATCGAGGAATTCTCCGGCTCCGACGCACGGGCGGGCACCATCAACGGCGCGCTGATCGCGCTGTGGGCGCTGATGCAGTTCTTCTCGTCGCCGGTGATCGGGTCGCTGTCGGACCGGTTCGGGCGGCGGCCGGTCATCCTGCTGTCGGCCCTGGGGCTGGCGGCGGACTACGTGCTGATGGCCCTTGCGCCCGGCCTGTGGTGGCTGGTGGTCGGCCGGGCGGTCGCCGGCATCACCTCCTCCAGTTTCACCACCGTCTTCGCCTATATGGCCGACGTGACTCCGCCGGAACGGCGGGCGCAGGCCTACGGCATGGTCGGGGCGGCCTTCAGCGCCGGTTTCATCGCCGGCCCGCTGCTGGGCGGCCTGCTGGGCGAGCTGTCGCCGCGGGCCCCCTTCTGGGCCGCGGGAGCGCTGAGCGGCCTGACCTTCCTCTACGGCGTCGTCGTCCTGCCGGAATCGCTGGCGCCGGTGAACCGCATGGCCTTCTCCTGGCGGCGGGCCAATCCGTTCGGTGCGCTGCGGTTGCTGCGCTCGCATCCCGAGCTGTCGGGGCTGGCGCTGGTCAATTTCCTGCTGCACTTCTCCCACCACGTCTTTTCCGCCGTCTTCGTCCTCTACGCCGCGCATCGCTTCGGCTGGAGCGCCTGGGACGTCGGACTGCTGCTGGCGATGGTCGGTGCGCTCGACATGGCGGTGCAGGGGCTGCTGGTGCCGCACGTCGTGAAGAGGCTGGGCGACCGGGCCACGCTGGTCCTCGGCCTGTTCGCCGGCGCCGTCGGGCTGGGCTGCATGGGGCTGGCGCCGGACGGGCACTGGTTCGCGCTCGCCATCCTGCCGAATGCGCTGTGGGGGCTGGCGATGCCGACCATCCAGTCGCTGATGACGCAGCGGGTCTCGCCGTCCGAACAGGGCCAGTTGCAGGGCGCCAGCATGAGCGTGGCGAGCGTCGCCGGCATTCTGTCGCCGGTCTTCTTCGGGTCGGTCTATTCCGCGTCGGTCGGGACGGATCCGCTGTTTCCGCATCCGGGAACACCCTTCGTGATCGCGGCGCTGGTGCTGCTGGCCGGGGCGCTGATCGGCTGGGCGGTGGCGCGGCGCAACGGCCGGGCGGAAAGCGTCGCGGCCTGA
- a CDS encoding TMEM175 family protein, with product MKAGRLEAFTDGVVAIVITIMVLELKVPEGGSLAALAERVPILLAYVLSFVNVGLYWNNHHHLLQATTRIDGRVLWANLFLLFWLSLVPFVIRWLDASAFSPVATAAYGVVLGMAAIGYNLTERAIIACGGHESTVARAVGTDLKGKISLALYALAIPLAFVVQWLAILLYMLVILLWLVPDRRIERALEE from the coding sequence ATGAAGGCTGGCCGGCTCGAAGCCTTCACCGACGGGGTGGTGGCGATCGTCATCACCATCATGGTGCTTGAGTTGAAGGTGCCGGAGGGCGGCAGCCTCGCCGCCCTGGCGGAGCGCGTGCCGATCCTGCTGGCCTATGTGCTGTCCTTCGTCAATGTCGGGCTCTACTGGAACAACCATCACCATCTGTTGCAGGCAACCACCCGCATCGACGGGCGGGTGCTGTGGGCCAACCTGTTCCTGCTGTTCTGGTTGTCGCTGGTTCCCTTCGTCATCCGCTGGCTCGATGCGAGCGCCTTCTCGCCGGTGGCGACGGCGGCCTATGGCGTCGTCCTCGGCATGGCGGCCATCGGGTACAACCTGACCGAACGCGCGATCATCGCCTGCGGCGGCCATGAATCCACCGTCGCGCGGGCGGTCGGAACCGACCTGAAGGGCAAGATCAGCCTGGCGCTCTATGCCTTGGCCATCCCGCTGGCCTTCGTGGTCCAATGGCTGGCGATCCTGCTCTACATGCTGGTGATCCTGCTGTGGCTGGTGCCGGACCGCCGGATCGAGCGCGCCCTGGAGGAGTGA
- a CDS encoding YoaK family protein — MSAPAVSGNSPLPSPLPSPLPWLLLLLSVTTGLVDAISVLGLGKVFTANMTGNVVFLGFAAAGTPGFRVLPAVAALLSFLGGALVAGRIGRRFAGRPMRHWLLAAALFETSLFWIAAVVATGFDIDAQAPASGLYAIIALTGFAMGFRNATVRQLKVPDLTTTVLTLTLTGLAADSSFAGGGNTNARRRMASVAAIFLGAAVGAVMVMQSGLALPLAVVGALVLAGTALCALHPVSAEPAAAG, encoded by the coding sequence ATGTCCGCACCGGCCGTATCCGGCAACTCGCCCCTGCCTTCGCCGCTGCCTTCGCCCCTGCCCTGGCTCCTGTTGCTGCTGTCGGTCACGACCGGACTGGTCGACGCCATCAGCGTCCTCGGGCTGGGCAAGGTCTTCACCGCCAACATGACCGGCAACGTCGTCTTCCTCGGCTTCGCCGCCGCCGGCACGCCCGGCTTCCGGGTCTTGCCGGCGGTGGCCGCGCTGCTGTCCTTCCTGGGCGGAGCCCTGGTCGCCGGCCGGATCGGCAGGAGATTCGCCGGCCGGCCGATGCGGCATTGGCTGCTCGCCGCGGCCCTGTTCGAGACGTCGCTGTTCTGGATCGCCGCCGTCGTCGCCACCGGCTTCGACATCGACGCGCAGGCGCCCGCTTCCGGCCTCTATGCGATCATCGCCCTGACCGGCTTCGCCATGGGCTTTCGCAACGCCACGGTCCGGCAATTGAAGGTTCCCGACCTGACCACGACGGTGCTGACCCTGACCCTGACCGGGCTGGCTGCCGATTCCAGCTTCGCCGGCGGTGGAAACACCAATGCGCGGCGCCGGATGGCGAGCGTGGCGGCGATCTTCCTCGGGGCAGCCGTCGGTGCCGTCATGGTGATGCAGAGCGGGCTGGCCCTGCCCCTGGCCGTCGTCGGTGCGCTGGTTCTGGCCGGCACCGCGCTCTGCGCGCTGCATCCGGTGTCGGCCGAGCCGGCAGCGGCCGGCTGA
- a CDS encoding ISNCY family transposase yields MGWVSMSERELQRVEVLGEIVNGQRSVASASSCLGLSERQVWRLLARYKSGGGGALAHRGRGRPSNRRLDSELRERALELVRTHYRDFGPTLAAEMLADRHGLTVSRETLRQWMAETGLWLSRRQRRQFHPPRLRRERLGELVQIDGSEHRWFEERGDPCTLLVFIDDATGRLMQLRFVASESAFSYFAALEGYLAAHGRPLAFYSDKHSVFRVSQSEAKGGQGMTQFGRALAELTIEILCANSSQAKGRVERVNRTLQDRLVKELRLAGITGIEAGNAFLPGFIERFNARFAVPPARPDDGHRPLTVTPDRLREILCWREQRHVGQQLTLSYERKRIMLDVTDLTEGLVGQYVDTYAFADGRLELRWKGAALSYQAFDKDQRVLHADIVENKRLSAVLAQVKEIQDSQSPPRVKSNSEKLGYRKTGAGKRGRKSFVDKHIEAKAVE; encoded by the coding sequence ATGGGCTGGGTTTCGATGAGCGAGCGGGAGCTTCAGCGCGTTGAGGTTTTGGGCGAGATCGTGAACGGTCAGCGCAGCGTCGCCTCGGCGTCCTCGTGTCTTGGCTTGAGCGAACGGCAGGTTTGGCGGCTGCTGGCCCGGTACAAATCGGGCGGCGGCGGTGCGCTTGCTCATCGGGGCCGCGGGCGTCCCTCGAACCGCCGCTTGGACAGCGAACTCCGCGAACGGGCGTTGGAGCTTGTCCGCACCCATTACCGGGATTTCGGTCCGACCTTGGCGGCGGAGATGCTGGCGGATCGGCACGGGCTGACGGTGTCGCGCGAGACGCTGCGGCAATGGATGGCGGAGACTGGTCTGTGGCTGTCGCGCCGCCAGCGGCGGCAGTTCCACCCTCCCCGTCTGCGCCGGGAGCGGCTTGGCGAGTTGGTGCAGATCGACGGCAGCGAGCACCGTTGGTTCGAGGAGCGTGGCGATCCCTGCACGCTGCTGGTGTTCATCGACGATGCGACGGGGCGGCTGATGCAGTTGCGCTTTGTCGCGTCGGAGAGCGCCTTTTCCTACTTCGCGGCGCTGGAGGGCTATCTGGCGGCGCATGGCCGCCCTCTGGCCTTCTACTCGGACAAGCATTCGGTGTTCCGGGTGTCGCAGAGCGAGGCCAAGGGCGGTCAGGGCATGACGCAGTTCGGACGGGCGTTGGCGGAACTGACCATCGAGATCCTGTGCGCCAACTCCAGCCAAGCGAAGGGCCGAGTCGAGCGGGTGAACCGGACGCTGCAGGACCGGCTGGTGAAGGAGTTGAGGTTGGCCGGCATCACCGGCATCGAAGCGGGCAACGCTTTTCTGCCGGGTTTCATCGAGCGCTTCAACGCCCGTTTTGCCGTTCCCCCTGCCCGGCCGGACGATGGGCACCGGCCGCTGACGGTAACGCCGGATCGCTTGCGCGAGATCCTGTGCTGGCGTGAGCAGCGCCATGTCGGGCAGCAACTGACGCTGTCGTACGAACGCAAGCGGATCATGCTGGATGTGACGGACCTGACCGAGGGGTTGGTCGGCCAGTATGTCGACACCTATGCCTTTGCCGATGGCCGCCTTGAACTGCGGTGGAAGGGAGCGGCGCTGTCCTACCAGGCGTTCGACAAGGACCAGCGGGTCCTGCATGCCGACATCGTGGAGAACAAGCGGCTGAGCGCGGTATTGGCCCAGGTCAAGGAGATCCAGGACAGTCAGTCGCCGCCTCGGGTGAAGAGCAACAGTGAGAAGCTCGGCTATCGCAAGACCGGCGCGGGAAAGCGGGGGCGCAAAAGCTTCGTGGACAAACATATCGAGGCGAAAGCCGTCGAATAG
- the pstB gene encoding phosphate ABC transporter ATP-binding protein PstB, which translates to MTMTHMDANSPAHGSHRMPPGMVAGAGAERPIAGAGLPEKFTVRNLDFFYDGYRALKDITLPLYDRQVTAFIGPSGCGKSTLLRILNRMYDLYPKQVATGEVLLDGVNILSPKQDLNLLRARVGMVFQKPTPFPMSIYDNIAFGVKLYEKLSRADMDERVEFSLRRAALWDEVKDKLRQNGMSLSGGQQQRLCIARAIAVKPSVLLLDEPTSALDPISTAKCEELVDELRSDYCIAIVTHNMQQAARISNFTAFMYLGELIEFGNTEEIFTNPTKEKTSEYITGRFG; encoded by the coding sequence ATGACGATGACCCACATGGACGCCAACAGCCCCGCCCACGGCAGCCACAGGATGCCCCCCGGCATGGTCGCCGGAGCCGGTGCCGAACGCCCGATCGCCGGAGCCGGCCTGCCCGAGAAGTTCACCGTCCGCAACCTGGACTTCTTCTACGACGGCTACCGCGCGCTGAAGGACATCACGCTGCCGCTTTACGACCGTCAGGTCACCGCCTTCATCGGCCCGTCGGGCTGCGGCAAGTCGACCCTGCTGCGCATCCTGAACCGGATGTACGACCTCTATCCCAAGCAGGTCGCGACCGGCGAGGTTCTGCTCGACGGCGTCAACATCCTGTCGCCCAAGCAGGACCTGAACCTGCTGCGCGCCCGCGTCGGCATGGTGTTCCAGAAGCCGACTCCCTTCCCGATGTCGATCTACGACAACATCGCCTTCGGCGTGAAGCTGTACGAGAAGCTGTCCCGCGCCGACATGGACGAGCGGGTGGAATTCTCGCTGCGCCGCGCCGCGCTGTGGGACGAGGTGAAGGACAAGCTGCGCCAGAACGGAATGAGCCTGTCCGGCGGCCAGCAGCAGCGCCTGTGCATCGCCCGCGCCATCGCGGTCAAGCCGTCGGTCCTGCTGCTGGACGAGCCGACCTCGGCGCTCGACCCGATCTCCACCGCCAAGTGCGAGGAGCTGGTGGACGAGCTGCGCTCCGACTACTGCATCGCCATCGTCACCCACAACATGCAGCAGGCGGCCCGCATCTCCAACTTCACCGCCTTCATGTATCTGGGCGAGCTGATCGAGTTCGGGAACACGGAAGAGATCTTCACCAACCCGACCAAGGAAAAGACCTCCGAATACATCACTGGCCGGTTCGGCTGA
- the pstA gene encoding phosphate ABC transporter permease PstA has protein sequence MSMSNSATMAAPVGGLYHRRRIVNKVALSLALGAAGFGLFWLVAILWTLLFNGLSAINLSLFTENTPPPGGEGGLLNAIFGSIVMTTVATLVGTPIGIMAGTYLAEFGRGSKLAEVVRFINDVLLSAPSIMVGLFVYEVMVIRMGHFSAWAGAMALAVIVIPVVVRTTEDMLKLVPNSLREAAAALGAPQWKMITMVAYRAARNGMITGVLLAIARISGETAPLLFTALNNQFWSADMNAPMANLPVVIFQYAMSPYEDWRQLAWGGALLITVAILLLNIGARLLAGLGTTRK, from the coding sequence ATGAGCATGTCCAATTCCGCGACAATGGCCGCCCCCGTCGGTGGGCTGTATCACCGACGCCGCATCGTCAACAAGGTGGCCCTCTCCCTGGCGCTCGGGGCCGCCGGCTTCGGCCTGTTCTGGCTGGTCGCCATCCTGTGGACGCTGCTCTTCAACGGGCTGTCGGCCATCAACCTCAGCCTGTTCACCGAGAACACGCCGCCGCCGGGCGGCGAGGGCGGTCTGCTGAACGCCATCTTCGGCAGCATCGTCATGACCACGGTCGCCACATTGGTCGGCACGCCGATCGGCATCATGGCCGGCACCTACCTCGCCGAGTTCGGCCGCGGCAGCAAGCTGGCCGAGGTGGTACGCTTCATCAACGACGTTCTGCTGAGCGCGCCGTCGATCATGGTCGGACTGTTCGTGTACGAGGTGATGGTCATCCGCATGGGCCATTTCTCGGCCTGGGCGGGCGCCATGGCGCTGGCGGTCATCGTCATCCCGGTCGTGGTCCGCACGACCGAGGACATGCTGAAGCTGGTGCCCAACAGCCTGCGCGAAGCGGCAGCCGCGCTCGGCGCGCCGCAATGGAAGATGATCACCATGGTCGCCTACCGCGCGGCCCGCAACGGCATGATCACCGGCGTCCTGCTCGCCATCGCCCGCATCAGCGGCGAGACCGCGCCCCTGCTGTTCACCGCGCTGAACAACCAGTTCTGGAGCGCGGACATGAATGCGCCGATGGCCAACCTGCCGGTGGTCATCTTCCAATACGCGATGTCGCCCTATGAGGATTGGCGCCAGCTTGCCTGGGGCGGCGCGCTGCTGATCACGGTCGCCATCCTGCTCCTCAACATCGGCGCCCGGCTGCTGGCCGGTCTCGGCACGACGAGAAAGTAA
- the pstC gene encoding phosphate ABC transporter permease subunit PstC codes for MTEIALALTDEHASTTRRARRQRLQDAAFRNATLFFALVVLLILGGVTVSLIDGALPALRVFGFGFATNEVWNPVTEEFGALAPIYGTLMTSIIAMAVGIPVSFGIALFITEMCPAWLKRPLGVAIELLAGIPSIIYGIWGLFVFAPFMQSTIQPFLIATVGQVPGIGNLFTGPPYGIGILTAGLILGIMVLPFITSITRDVFETVPPMVRESAYGLGATTWEVVWNVVLPYTRTGVMGGVMLGLGRALGETMAVTFVIGNAHRISSSIMAPGTTISASIANEFTEAVGDVYTASLVALGLILFLITFAVLSIAKLMLLRLQRKAGV; via the coding sequence ATGACCGAGATCGCGCTAGCCTTGACCGACGAACACGCCTCCACCACACGACGGGCCCGCCGCCAGCGCCTGCAGGACGCGGCCTTCCGCAACGCCACGCTATTTTTCGCCCTGGTCGTCCTGCTGATCCTCGGTGGCGTCACGGTATCGCTGATCGACGGCGCGCTGCCCGCGCTGCGCGTCTTCGGTTTCGGTTTCGCGACCAACGAGGTCTGGAACCCGGTGACCGAAGAATTCGGCGCGCTCGCCCCGATCTACGGCACGCTGATGACCTCCATCATCGCGATGGCCGTCGGCATTCCGGTCAGCTTCGGCATCGCGCTGTTCATCACCGAGATGTGCCCGGCCTGGCTGAAGCGCCCGCTCGGCGTCGCCATCGAGCTGCTCGCCGGCATTCCCAGCATCATCTACGGCATCTGGGGCCTGTTCGTCTTCGCCCCCTTCATGCAGTCGACGATCCAGCCCTTCCTGATCGCCACGGTGGGCCAGGTGCCCGGCATCGGCAACCTGTTCACGGGCCCGCCCTATGGCATCGGCATCCTGACCGCCGGGCTGATCCTGGGCATCATGGTGCTGCCCTTCATCACCTCCATCACCCGCGACGTCTTCGAGACGGTGCCGCCGATGGTGCGCGAATCGGCCTATGGGCTGGGCGCGACCACCTGGGAGGTGGTGTGGAACGTGGTGCTGCCCTACACCCGCACCGGCGTCATGGGCGGCGTCATGCTGGGGCTGGGCCGCGCACTGGGCGAGACGATGGCGGTGACCTTCGTCATCGGCAACGCGCACCGCATCAGCTCCTCGATCATGGCGCCGGGCACGACGATCTCGGCCTCCATCGCCAACGAATTCACCGAGGCGGTCGGCGACGTCTATACCGCGTCGCTGGTGGCGCTGGGCCTGATCCTGTTCCTGATCACCTTCGCCGTGCTGTCGATCGCCAAGCTGATGCTGCTGCGCCTGCAGCGCAAGGCCGGAGTCTGA
- the pstS gene encoding phosphate ABC transporter substrate-binding protein PstS: MTSAFVRCAAFGALAVLSVSAAPLSVASAADISGAGATFPYPIYAKWADAYKKETGTGLNYQSIGSGGGIKQIKAKTVTFGASDMPLKPEELEQAGLIQFPMIMGGVVPVVNLKGVKGGEIKLSGTVLANIYMGEVTKWNDAQIKALNPNVNLPNTAIAPIYRSDGSGTNFLFTDYLSKTSPKFKTQIGANTSVQWPAGIGAKGNEGVANMVKQTDGSVGYVEYAYAKQNNITHLGLQNKDGKIVEPKIEAFQAAAANADWANAKGYYVLLTDEPGAESWPITGASFILMYKNPQDPAISAEALKFFDWAYKSGAKMATDLDYVPMPASVIEMVEKTWSQSIQVEGKPIWTASAK; encoded by the coding sequence ATGACCTCGGCGTTCGTTCGCTGCGCCGCCTTCGGTGCCCTGGCCGTCCTGTCCGTGTCGGCCGCCCCGCTGTCGGTCGCCTCGGCCGCCGACATCTCCGGCGCCGGCGCCACCTTCCCCTATCCGATCTATGCCAAGTGGGCCGACGCCTACAAGAAGGAGACGGGCACCGGCCTGAACTACCAGTCGATCGGTTCGGGCGGCGGCATCAAGCAGATCAAGGCCAAGACGGTCACCTTCGGCGCTTCGGACATGCCGCTGAAGCCGGAAGAGCTGGAGCAGGCCGGTCTGATCCAGTTCCCTATGATCATGGGCGGCGTCGTTCCGGTGGTGAACCTGAAGGGCGTCAAGGGCGGCGAGATCAAGCTGTCGGGCACGGTGCTCGCCAACATCTACATGGGCGAAGTGACCAAGTGGAACGACGCCCAGATCAAGGCGCTGAACCCGAACGTCAACCTCCCGAACACCGCCATCGCTCCGATCTACCGCTCGGACGGGTCGGGCACCAACTTCCTGTTCACCGACTACCTGTCGAAGACCAGCCCGAAGTTCAAGACCCAGATCGGCGCCAACACCTCGGTCCAGTGGCCGGCCGGCATCGGCGCCAAGGGCAATGAGGGCGTGGCCAACATGGTCAAGCAGACGGACGGCTCGGTCGGCTACGTCGAATACGCCTACGCCAAGCAGAACAACATCACCCACCTCGGCCTGCAGAACAAGGACGGCAAGATCGTCGAGCCGAAGATCGAAGCCTTCCAGGCCGCCGCGGCGAACGCCGACTGGGCCAACGCCAAGGGCTACTACGTCCTGCTGACCGACGAGCCGGGTGCCGAGAGCTGGCCGATCACCGGCGCCAGCTTCATCCTGATGTACAAGAACCCGCAGGATCCGGCCATCTCGGCCGAAGCCCTGAAGTTCTTCGATTGGGCCTACAAGAGCGGGGCCAAGATGGCCACCGACCTCGATTACGTCCCGATGCCGGCGTCGGTGATCGAGATGGTCGAGAAGACCTGGTCGCAGAGCATCCAGGTCGAAGGCAAGCCGATCTGGACCGCTTCGGCCAAGTAA